A region from the Lemur catta isolate mLemCat1 chromosome 7, mLemCat1.pri, whole genome shotgun sequence genome encodes:
- the LOC123642040 gene encoding olfactory receptor 51V1-like produces MPAFLAPHSNSSAFLLTGFPGLEQEYPWLSIPFSCIYVTVLSGNCLVLHVIHMEPSLHEPMFYFLAMLALTDLCMGLSTVHTVLGILWGLSQEISLDACIGQTFFVHGLSGMESGVLLAMAFDRFTAICNPLRYMSILTSARIIKIGLGILVRSFILIIPPIVCLKFFHYCHSHILSHSFCLHQDLLRLACSDIRFNSFYALALVICTLLFDSVLILISYILILHSVLAIASREERIKSLQTCVSHICAVLVFYIPIIGLTMVHRFGKHLSPVVHVLMGNIYIIFPPLMNPIIYTVKTQQIRGRIQKWFSMKRK; encoded by the coding sequence ATGCCTGCTTTTCTTGCTCCTCACAGCAATTCCTCAGCCTTTCTCCTAACAGGCTTCCCTGGCCTGGAACAGGAATATCCCTGGCTCTCCATCCCTTTCTCCTGTATCTATGTGACGGTACTCTCAGGGAACTGCCTGGTGCTGCATGTGATCCACATGGAGCCAAGCCTGCATGAACCCATGTTCTACTTCCTGGCTATGCTGGCTCTCACCGACCTGTGCATGGGGCTGTCCACAGTACACACGGTGTTGGGGATCCTATGGGGTCTCAGCCAGGAGATCAGTCTGGATGCCTGCATTGGTCAAACCTTCTTTGTTCATGGTTTATCAGGCATGGAGTCTGGAGTCCTCCTCGCCATGGCTTTTGATCGTTTCACAGCAATCTGCAATCCTCTGAGATATATGTCTATACTCACCAGTGCCAGGATCATCAAAATCGGGCTGGGGATTTTAGTTAGAAGTTTTATACTCATCATTCCTCCCATAGTCTGCCTAAAGTTTTTTCATTACTGCCATTCCCACAtcctctctcactctttctgccTACACCAAGACCTGCTGAGACTAGCCTGCTCTGACATCCGCTTCAACAGTTTCTATGCCTTGGCTCTGGTGATTTGTACACTTTTGTTTGATTCTGTGCTAATTCTTATATCCTACATTCTGATCTTGCATTCTGTTTTGGCCATTGCATCCCGGGAGGAGAGGATCAAGTCCTTGCAGACCTGTGTCTCCCACATCTGTGCAGTCCTGGTTTTCTACATCCCAATCATTGGTCTGACCATGGTGCACCGCTTTGGAAAGCACCTCTCTCCTGTGGTCCATGTCCTCATGGGCAACATCTACATCATCTTCCCACCTCTAATGAACCCCATCATCTATACTGTGAAGACCCAACAGATCCGAGGCAGGATTCAGAAGTGGTTCTCCATGAAGAGAAAGTAA